GCCTGTGATGATTGCCGGATCAAAATGAGATTGAGCGGTTCTCCGGAATCCACATAGGTGCTTTCCAGGCCGTGAACCATAGCCAGCACGGACACGAAAACCGCCACCGTCACAGCCACTCCGAGAACTGTCATGATGGTTCCGATGCGGCGGACGATAAGACTTCGGATGTTATATTTCACCGGGATCATTGGTGACTCCCATGTCCCTACGATTTGCGGAGTGCTACGGTTATGGGCAGCCGGGCGGCGTTCCAGGCAGGTACGAGAGTACTGATCAGAGCCACCACCAGACAGGTCAACAGCGCCGCAAATACCAACGACCAGGAGACATCGAGTGTCTGGATGAGCCCCGAAGTCAGGCTATATAGATTCAAGGACGCATAGATATATTTCGCCGCGAGTGATCCAAATAATCCACCGAGCAGGCAGATCAGCGACGACTCCAGAATGATCATGCGAACGACGGCAGCCGGCGAAAAACCGAGTACTCGCAATACGGCGATCTCGCGGACACGTTCCCGGATGGACATCGCCATGGCATTAGCGGAGGCGAGAACCAATGCAAACAAGACGGCCGACGAAATGCTGGCCACCAGCAGCCGCACATTTCCCCACATCGACAAGATCTGCACGATAAAAGCGGATTCTGCGGCTGTCTTTGTTGAGGCCGGAGCGTTGGCAAACGTGGCATCGATCATTTCGCCGGCGGCGGCGAGGCGATCGGGGTCACTCGTCATGATGAAAAACGTCTGGGTGGCATCCTCGGGTACAAGCTCGTTCAGATAGTCCCAATGGAAATAAAAGTTGCCGTCATTCCCGCCACCGGAAAGGAATCCAACGATCACGGTTTCCAGATCCACGGGGAAATGAACACCTTTGAGCGTGATGTGATCTCCCACCTTCCAACCAAATCTTTTCCGGAGGAGTTCGCCGGCCAGCGCGGCCGTGCGGTTGCTGATGAATGCGGCGGCCTGCTCCGGCTGGGCAGTGTGCATCTCGGGATAAACCTCGAAGAACTCCCTGGCATCGACCGCATATTGAGCGAAGAAATTGCCCGGGTCCTTGTAAACGCCGCCAAACCATTGCGCGGCGGCAACGGCTTCGACTCCCGGTATCCGTCTGATGCGCTCGCGGTAGGAAATCGGCAGCGTCGCTGCCAGACTGATCGCGTTGCGTACGACAGCCCGCCTTGCCGAGCCCGGTGCCGGTGCCGGATTCTCGACTTTCTCAAGCAGCGTCTCCAACGAGCAAATCAAAAACAGGGAAACCGCAGTGCTGAGAATTGTGAGTGTGGTTCGCCGCCTGTTGCGAACCGTGTTGCGCAAGATGAAAGGCACGAGACTCATCAACCTCTCCTGCTTATAAAGCGAGATCGGCAGGAAAAATTGGCGGGCAGGCGAGGAATCCTTTCGTGACCCGCGGACAAGGGCTTATTTTGCGATGTCCAGTTGCTCGCGGATGTAAACATTCTTCGGAAGCTTGCTGTTCCAGGTCCGCCAGATGCCGGATCGCAGTGCAGACAGCGAGGACGCATTGTCCAGATCACCATTCTGCCGGTAGAGATCCGCCAGCGCGGAATAGATGCGGGAAAGCTTTAGCGCATGGCGCA
This window of the Terriglobia bacterium genome carries:
- a CDS encoding FtsX-like permease family protein — encoded protein: MSLVPFILRNTVRNRRRTTLTILSTAVSLFLICSLETLLEKVENPAPAPGSARRAVVRNAISLAATLPISYRERIRRIPGVEAVAAAQWFGGVYKDPGNFFAQYAVDAREFFEVYPEMHTAQPEQAAAFISNRTAALAGELLRKRFGWKVGDHITLKGVHFPVDLETVIVGFLSGGGNDGNFYFHWDYLNELVPEDATQTFFIMTSDPDRLAAAGEMIDATFANAPASTKTAAESAFIVQILSMWGNVRLLVASISSAVLFALVLASANAMAMSIRERVREIAVLRVLGFSPAAVVRMIILESSLICLLGGLFGSLAAKYIYASLNLYSLTSGLIQTLDVSWSLVFAALLTCLVVALISTLVPAWNAARLPITVALRKS